AATGGGATTGTCCGTGCAAATACGGAAACTGCAATGATTCTAGAAGAAATCCTCAATACAAAAGTTACTTTAGACATTGACCTGTTAAAACAACCACAAAAGGAAGATATTGAATATAGCGATGACGTTAACGATTTATCAAAGCTAGGTTATGGCGTTCTATCAACCGCTAAAAGTCCATTTGATGCGGTTGCAAAAATGAAAAGTTCAGATAAACATTCGCCGTTGATGGCCAACGTTGAAAAAAATAGAACAGAGAAAACTTTAAAAAGAATGGCAGTGCCCCTAAAAGACCTGTCGATGGTTACAACATCAGAACCAGTTTTTATAATTAATAACGATAAAATAAAAGAATCAATCGGCACGATTCCCGTCATTAAGTCTTGGGAGTTAAAGGAATTTGAAAATTCAAAAGAATTATTAAAAATGATTAAAGAAAGAAAAGAAAACTAGAGTGGTAAATATGGAAGAACTGCAAATTACAGACATGGAAAATCACCCAATAAAATGGGTTTGCAACTATAAGGGCCAAAAAGCTATTGGAATTTGTGGAAAAACACAAAAAATAGCTATGTTTGCATCAGATGAAAGAGTTTCAAGAATCCTGGATGACATTGTCATTGGAACCGATGAAGCTCAGGAAGGATACGGCTGTGAAGAGAAAAACAGATGCTGTAATTTCGACTGCAAATTATGTGAAATCTCCCCAAGACAGTACCTGCAGATTACAGGTAAAAAACCATCCAACAAAAATATTAAAGACCTAATAAATGGATTAAAAGATCTAAACGATTCTCTAAAAGAAGAAGGGCACATTCCATTTGAAGAATACGAAATCGTGAAGCTTTAGAATTCTTTTAAAAGTGAGAAATCTTCTTTCGCTTCATCGCAGCTTGCCACTCCAAGAGCAATAACATCAATATAATCTATGCTTTTAAAAAAAGTAAATGCCTCTTTTGGTTTTAAAACACCTGCCGCAAGAGCTCTTGTAGCTATTATTTTTTTATCCAACATGAGTAATTTCTGCTTAAAATCCTCCCTTTGAGATGCATTAAAAGCTGAAATATCCATCATATAAGACAATGAATTGAATGGAATCATAAAAAAATCAAATAGATTTAAATCCATCTTTTCAGGAAGCAAAGCTGCAGTTTTAGACGGAAATGAAGTAACAAGACCTGAAAGACAACCTGCATTATTAATTTCAGTCAATATCTTTGAGGTCAATCTCCAATCATGAGCGTCAACAATAAATTCATCGACAAGCATCAAAGGACAATCATATCCTGAAAACAATTCAATGTCCTCATCCCAATCGGCTTCTTTTGCAACTTCATAATTGGGATTCAAATAATCCACATCGGATTTTCCGACAGTTGCAATAACTTCCATCTTACAATCATTTTCACAAGCTATATCATAAGCTTCAAGCAAATTAGAATCATTTACCAAGTTTATTGCCCGTATTCCCCGATTATAAGACTCAATTATTACATCAGCGATATTTTGAGGATTAGAGTACAAATCTATTTCATAAATTCTTGCACGATGTCCAAAATAGGGCTCTGCAATGAACGGACCATAACCCAAAATTGCTTTCGGAATCGATTTGCCTTTAACTTCCAAATCCTCAAAAAACATGGTATTACCTACTCTTTTTCAACTATTACTGCAGTTCCATAAACAAGGATTTCCTGCATTACGTTAGATATTTCATTTGAATCAAATCTGATGGCAACAATACCATTTGCACCTAATTCTTTAGCATGCGCAATGGCTCTACTCAATGCTTCATCTCTTGATTCTTCCATCATTTTAACATATTGGCCTATTTCCCCACCAAAAAGGGATTTTACACCAGCACCTATTTGACCACCGGCACCTCTACTTCTAACAGTTAGGCCATATATAAACCCTTTTGTCTCAACAATCTTGAATCCTGGAATGTCATTAGCTGTTGAAATTGGAAATTCCTCTACAGATACCATGATTTCATCTCCTTGATTTTTAAAAGTCTGAACTCAATTCATACTTTAAATAATATTTTTTCACATTGAAATATTAAAATGTTTACATTAATTTAAATTTTAAATAATATAAAAAATATATATTTAACTAATATTTACTATTAAATATTCTCTTAAAATTAACAAATTATGGTGAAAATATGAAAGTACTTATTGCTGATGCTATTAACGAAAAGGGTATCGAAAATTTAAAGGAAGTAGCAGAAGTTGTAGTTGATACCAGCATTACTCCTGAGGAATTGGCTGATACCATTCATGAATATGATGGAATCATTGTGCGAAGTAGAACAAAATTGACCGCCGATTTAATCAAAAAGGCAGACAATATGAAAATTATTGCAAGAGCCGGTGTCGGCGTGGACAACATCGATTTGAATGCTGCAACCGAGAAAGGTATCATGGTGGTCAACTCCCCGGAATCCACTTCAGTCACTGTAGCTGAACACACTATGGGATTGATATTGAGTATGGCTCGTAAAATATCCATTGCTGATAAATCTGTTAAAGAAGGTAAATGGGAAAAGAAAAAATTCATGGGCGTTGAACTTAGAAACAAAACCCTTGGTGTAATAGGTATGGGAAGAATCGGTTCTCAAGTAGTCAACAGATGTAAGGCTTTTGGCATGGACGCCATGGCATATGATCCATATTTACCTGAAGAAGTTGCAAAACAGATGGGTGTTGAATTGACAGATTTGGAAACCGTCCTTAAAAATGCAGATTTCATCACAATCCACGTACCTCTTACTCCTGAAACCAAACACTCAATTTCTGCTGAACAATTTGAAATAATGAAAGATACAGCATACATTGTAAATTGTGCCCGTGGAGGAATCATTGATGAAGATGCGTTATATGATGCATTAGTTAATAATAAAATTGGCGGTGCCGCTTTAGACGTATACGAAGAGGAGCCACCTGCTGAAGATTCGAAATTATTCGAACTTGACAATATCGTTCTAACTCCACACATTGCAGCTTCCACCAAGGAAGCTCAAAGAGATGCTGCAATCATTGTAGCTGACGAAATTATTGAATTGGCTAATGGCAAAGCCCCTAGAAATGTATTGAACATGCCACGTATTGATAGCAACACCTATCAGGAATTAGCTCCATACATGGAATTATGTGAAAAATTAGGCAGTTTCATCTCACAAGGAGTCAACGGTAAAATCAAAGAGATTGAAATTATTTACAGCGGAGAATTAGCTGAAATTGATAACCTTGAAATCTTAACAAGAACCGTAATTCAAGGAGCTGTAAATCCATTCTTAAGTTCACCAGTTAATGCCGTAAACGCTTCCATTGTTGCAAAAGACAGAGGAATAAGCATTACCGAAGGTAGAAAGGACAATTCAAAAGGATATGAATCTTTAATTAAAGTCATTGCAAAAAGTGCAGATGACGAGTTCTCAGCTGTAGGAACCCATTTACACGAAGCAAGAATTTTAAAAGTAAATGATTACTGGGTAGATGTCATTCCTGAAGGACACCTGTTCATTGCAAAATATGAAGATGTTCCTGGAAGTATCGGTAAAATCGGTACAAAATTAGGAGAACATGATGTTAACATCGGAATTATGCAAGTTGGAAGAGATGAGAAAGGCGGAAGAGCCATCATGGTTCTAACTTTAGATAAAGAAATTCCAAAAAATGTTATCAAAGAAATCCAAGCTTTAGATAATGTTTATGAAGCTAACGGATTAGAGTTATAAAAAAACAATTTTCACCATATTGTTTTTTTTTATTTTCTTATTTTTTATATTCTTGAGTGATGTTTTTAATGCTGCCGTCAGGATTAAGCTCTATTTTGATTCTTCTAGGCGGTTGTTGAGTAAAAGATTCTAATTGATTTTGTCGCCTTTCAAATTCTTCATATTGATTTTCACGTTCATCGTCCAATGTTTTAAAGAATTCATCATCATCCTCATCGAAAAATCCAGGTTTGAATTCATCATCATCACTTAAAACATCATCCTCATCGAAAAATCCATCAGGGTCGTCATCAATTAAATAACCATAATCCCCTATTGTATAGTCCATAGGCTCCCCATAGCGATTATATGCCCTAAAAGTCTCCAGACTATAAGGCAGACACACAATCATATGGAAATAACCATATTTTGAAAATGTCTTTAAATCCGCATCCGAAGGGTGGGCGCTTGGTCCTGGATGTGAATGCACTGATCCCATATAACTGGTATTCATTGGAATCA
The Methanobrevibacter sp. DNA segment above includes these coding regions:
- a CDS encoding Mov34/MPN/PAD-1 family protein translates to MSFISKLFPNNDDEFKEVRIDREVLDSVIYYAKQAFPNEFLAFFDGEIKDGILYITSLVFLPGETCETGAVIHTELIPMNTSYMGSVHSHPGPSAHPSDADLKTFSKYGYFHMIVCLPYSLETFRAYNRYGEPMDYTIGDYGYLIDDDPDGFFDEDDVLSDDDEFKPGFFDEDDDEFFKTLDDERENQYEEFERRQNQLESFTQQPPRRIKIELNPDGSIKNITQEYKK
- the serA gene encoding phosphoglycerate dehydrogenase, with the translated sequence MKVLIADAINEKGIENLKEVAEVVVDTSITPEELADTIHEYDGIIVRSRTKLTADLIKKADNMKIIARAGVGVDNIDLNAATEKGIMVVNSPESTSVTVAEHTMGLILSMARKISIADKSVKEGKWEKKKFMGVELRNKTLGVIGMGRIGSQVVNRCKAFGMDAMAYDPYLPEEVAKQMGVELTDLETVLKNADFITIHVPLTPETKHSISAEQFEIMKDTAYIVNCARGGIIDEDALYDALVNNKIGGAALDVYEEEPPAEDSKLFELDNIVLTPHIAASTKEAQRDAAIIVADEIIELANGKAPRNVLNMPRIDSNTYQELAPYMELCEKLGSFISQGVNGKIKEIEIIYSGELAEIDNLEILTRTVIQGAVNPFLSSPVNAVNASIVAKDRGISITEGRKDNSKGYESLIKVIAKSADDEFSAVGTHLHEARILKVNDYWVDVIPEGHLFIAKYEDVPGSIGKIGTKLGEHDVNIGIMQVGRDEKGGRAIMVLTLDKEIPKNVIKEIQALDNVYEANGLEL
- a CDS encoding heavy metal-binding domain-containing protein → MVSVEEFPISTANDIPGFKIVETKGFIYGLTVRSRGAGGQIGAGVKSLFGGEIGQYVKMMEESRDEALSRAIAHAKELGANGIVAIRFDSNEISNVMQEILVYGTAVIVEKE